From the Leucobacter denitrificans genome, one window contains:
- a CDS encoding L-lactate permease translates to MFGGIALANLLHASGAQKDINTWLNRLVVSPERAALFYGLVLVPLIESLVGWGLGVITGIPMLLGTGLSKLKAIQIALLGMMLCPWGAFAPSLIVASDFTGFSQTTIGTVTAFYNVPVIFILAISILVVHGGAALRVKMWIECLATASMMGITLIAVNAFVAPSLAGVLASLGAAVILVLFARRGQQEYHPPTALAVRGMMPYVIVLVGLALSTILAAFVGPSTYTKLLTNPATWLTVAVAFTPLLVRMASRDTWSSLASSTRAWGPAFSVTLLFVLFGVLLSLNGMGTSLAEGIALLGGAFAVLVPISGFIAGFVTSSNTASAAMLAGPLNVSASGLGLDSVHAVSVQTAASGAAVMCSPARAEVSRQTANLLSPGGDEGVTVARILSPALLANTIIVALLAGLGYIFF, encoded by the coding sequence ATGTTCGGTGGTATCGCACTCGCGAACCTGCTGCATGCCTCGGGGGCACAGAAAGACATCAACACCTGGTTGAATCGTCTCGTGGTGAGCCCCGAACGGGCCGCGCTGTTTTATGGGCTTGTGCTCGTGCCACTCATTGAGTCTCTAGTCGGATGGGGCCTCGGAGTGATCACGGGCATACCCATGCTGCTCGGCACTGGGCTTTCGAAACTCAAAGCGATCCAGATTGCCCTGCTCGGAATGATGCTGTGTCCCTGGGGAGCATTCGCACCATCGCTCATTGTCGCGTCTGACTTCACCGGTTTCAGCCAAACGACTATCGGCACGGTCACCGCGTTCTACAATGTGCCGGTCATCTTCATACTCGCGATCTCGATACTCGTGGTGCACGGCGGCGCGGCACTGCGCGTAAAGATGTGGATCGAGTGCCTTGCGACGGCTTCGATGATGGGCATCACGTTGATTGCTGTCAATGCGTTTGTGGCACCATCGCTCGCGGGAGTTTTGGCATCGCTAGGAGCAGCCGTCATCCTCGTGCTTTTTGCTCGCCGGGGACAACAGGAGTATCACCCACCAACAGCGTTGGCCGTGCGAGGCATGATGCCCTATGTGATCGTGCTCGTTGGGCTCGCGCTGAGCACGATCCTTGCCGCCTTCGTCGGGCCATCGACGTACACGAAGCTTCTTACGAACCCGGCCACCTGGCTCACAGTCGCGGTTGCCTTCACCCCGCTACTCGTTCGCATGGCGTCGCGCGACACCTGGAGTTCGCTGGCCTCGAGCACCCGCGCCTGGGGGCCAGCATTCAGCGTGACGTTACTGTTCGTGCTATTTGGTGTCTTGCTGAGCCTGAATGGAATGGGAACGTCGCTCGCAGAAGGCATCGCTCTGCTGGGCGGGGCGTTCGCTGTGCTTGTTCCGATAAGCGGCTTCATCGCGGGATTCGTCACCAGTTCTAATACCGCCTCTGCCGCGATGCTCGCCGGGCCTCTGAACGTTTCGGCATCCGGGCTCGGGTTAGATTCCGTGCACGCAGTCTCGGTGCAGACGGCGGCCTCAGGTGCCGCGGTGATGTGTTCGCCAGCTCGCGCGGAGGTTTCAAGGCAAACAGCGAATTTGCTCTCCCCTGGGGGCGACGAAGGTGTCACCGTCGCCCGAATACTGTCGCCGGCGCTCCTCGCTAACACAATCATTGTCGCCCTACTTGCCGGGCTCGGGTACATCTTTTTCTAG